A single Streptomyces sp. 2114.4 DNA region contains:
- a CDS encoding GNAT family N-acetyltransferase, which produces MIDATALSEKPVLTGDRIRLTPLSIRHAAAFHASAVDPETRRLTGTHHDFTLEELQVWCDGRADCPDRLDLAVEDRESGAFLGELALNDIDAPNARGGFRIALVPGATDRGIGSEAIRLLLDYAFDRVGLHRVQLEVYDYNPRARRAYEKCGFEVEGRMREALFWDGAWHDVLVMAALRPRRGGGRGGGRACRVDQ; this is translated from the coding sequence ATGATCGACGCCACCGCACTCTCCGAGAAACCGGTGCTCACGGGCGACCGGATCCGGCTCACTCCGCTGTCGATACGCCATGCGGCCGCCTTCCACGCCTCCGCCGTCGACCCGGAGACCCGTCGGCTGACCGGCACCCACCATGACTTCACGCTGGAGGAGCTGCAGGTGTGGTGCGACGGCCGGGCCGACTGCCCGGACCGGCTGGACCTCGCCGTCGAGGACCGGGAGTCCGGCGCCTTCCTGGGCGAACTCGCGCTGAACGACATCGATGCCCCCAACGCCCGGGGCGGCTTCCGGATCGCCCTGGTCCCGGGCGCCACCGACCGCGGCATCGGCAGCGAGGCGATCCGGCTGTTGCTGGACTACGCCTTCGACCGGGTGGGGCTGCACCGCGTCCAGCTGGAGGTCTACGACTACAACCCGCGCGCCCGGCGGGCGTACGAGAAGTGCGGCTTCGAGGTGGAGGGCCGGATGCGGGAGGCTCTGTTCTGGGACGGCGCGTGGCATGACGTGCTCGTGATGGCGGCGCTGCGACCACGGCGGGGCGGGGGGCGGGGCGGGGGCCGGGCATGTCGGGTGGATCAATAG
- a CDS encoding LysR family transcriptional regulator has translation MELRQVRYFVMVAQELHFGRAAEKLHIVQSAVSQQIRRLERELQTELFDRSARQVRLTAVGERFLPEARALLAAEQRARAVVAELTAGCAATLRVGTSTGLGAHLDRVLETLAGLAPEIRVELVAAPARERLARVASGGLDAAFLRGEPHDAERDGLRFVPLWQDPLVAVVPARHPLAASPDTVALAALASVPLVLTARRNNRALVDLVVDACHGAGFTPVPGPAYGSLDDTLTAIGAAGASDGLWTVVYASHAARLSTPRVAFLPFRTPGMELTTSLAVRRTDPPAGVEQLLRACAVTDDRAGPDLDR, from the coding sequence GTGGAGCTGCGGCAGGTGCGGTACTTCGTCATGGTCGCGCAGGAGCTGCATTTCGGGCGGGCCGCGGAGAAGCTGCACATCGTGCAGTCGGCGGTGAGCCAGCAGATCAGACGGCTGGAGCGGGAGTTGCAGACCGAGCTGTTCGACCGGTCGGCGCGCCAGGTGCGGCTGACCGCCGTCGGCGAACGGTTTCTGCCGGAGGCGCGGGCGTTGCTCGCCGCCGAGCAGCGGGCCCGTGCCGTCGTCGCCGAGCTGACCGCCGGTTGCGCCGCCACCCTGCGCGTGGGAACGAGTACCGGCCTGGGCGCCCATCTGGACCGCGTGCTGGAGACGCTGGCAGGGCTCGCCCCGGAGATCCGGGTGGAGCTGGTGGCCGCACCGGCCCGGGAACGGCTCGCCCGGGTGGCGTCCGGCGGGCTGGATGCCGCGTTCCTCCGCGGTGAGCCGCACGACGCGGAGCGGGACGGCCTGCGGTTTGTGCCGCTGTGGCAGGACCCGCTGGTGGCGGTCGTCCCGGCCCGCCACCCGCTGGCCGCCTCGCCGGACACCGTCGCGCTCGCCGCGCTCGCGTCCGTCCCGCTGGTGCTGACCGCGCGCCGCAACAACCGCGCCCTGGTCGACCTGGTCGTCGACGCCTGCCACGGCGCCGGCTTCACCCCCGTCCCGGGGCCCGCCTACGGCTCGCTGGACGACACCCTGACGGCGATCGGCGCCGCCGGCGCGAGCGACGGGCTGTGGACCGTCGTCTACGCCTCGCACGCCGCCCGGCTGAGCACCCCCAGGGTCGCCTTCCTGCCCTTCCGTACCCCGGGCATGGAGCTCACCACCTCGCTCGCGGTGCGCCGTACCGATCCGCCCGCCGGAGTGGAGCAGCTTCTGCGGGCCTGCGCGGTGACGGACGACCGCGCGGGGCCCGATCTCGATCGGTGA
- the dmpI gene encoding 4-oxalocrotonate tautomerase DmpI, whose product MPIVTVQQGPRSVELKRELVRQITDAFVDAYRIPAETVQVWIQEVATDSWGAAGTLTADK is encoded by the coding sequence ATGCCGATCGTCACCGTTCAGCAGGGCCCGCGCAGCGTCGAGCTGAAGCGGGAGCTGGTCCGCCAGATCACCGACGCGTTCGTGGACGCGTACCGGATCCCCGCCGAGACCGTGCAGGTCTGGATCCAGGAAGTTGCCACCGACAGCTGGGGCGCGGCGGGAACGCTGACCGCCGACAAGTAG
- a CDS encoding helix-turn-helix transcriptional regulator, with translation MQLEPAAGDSVDVRAALSRLRRASGLPVAFGGLLSGAGRYRINELAGTETAVLHGLDILQGNGLGGKAVALSRPLAVTDYSASSVISHEYDAAVAAEGLRSVLAVPVIVRRRVRGVLYGALRRPVRLGDRPLSAAVAAARELEQALVLQDEAARLLSLARQPTAAEPTRWEEVREAHGELRALAQRIADPLLRQEMLAACGRLATASSKRPGSKDRAGPALSPREVDVLACVASGATNAVAAERLGLRPETVKSYLRSGMRKLGAHTRLQAVIAARRAGALP, from the coding sequence GTGCAGCTCGAGCCGGCGGCGGGCGATTCGGTGGACGTACGGGCGGCGCTGTCGCGGCTGCGGCGGGCGAGCGGGCTGCCGGTGGCGTTCGGCGGTCTGCTGTCCGGCGCGGGGCGCTACCGCATCAATGAGCTGGCCGGTACGGAGACCGCGGTGCTGCACGGTCTGGACATCCTGCAGGGCAACGGGCTGGGCGGGAAGGCCGTGGCACTGTCCCGGCCGCTCGCGGTCACCGACTACAGCGCCTCGTCGGTGATCAGCCATGAGTACGACGCGGCGGTGGCCGCGGAGGGGCTGCGGTCGGTGCTCGCGGTGCCGGTGATCGTCCGGCGCCGGGTGCGCGGGGTGCTGTACGGGGCGCTGCGCCGGCCGGTGCGGCTCGGCGACCGGCCGCTATCGGCGGCCGTGGCGGCGGCGCGGGAGCTGGAGCAGGCGCTGGTGCTGCAGGACGAGGCGGCGCGGCTGCTGTCACTGGCCCGGCAGCCGACCGCCGCCGAGCCGACGAGGTGGGAGGAGGTACGGGAGGCGCACGGTGAACTGCGGGCGCTGGCGCAGCGCATCGCCGATCCGCTGCTGCGGCAGGAGATGCTGGCGGCGTGCGGCCGGCTCGCGACGGCCTCGTCGAAGCGGCCCGGGTCAAAGGACCGTGCGGGCCCGGCGCTGTCGCCGCGCGAGGTGGACGTCCTGGCCTGTGTGGCGTCGGGGGCGACGAATGCGGTGGCGGCGGAGCGGCTGGGGCTGCGCCCGGAGACGGTCAAGAGCTATCTCCGGTCCGGGATGCGGAAGTTGGGGGCGCACACCCGGCTGCAGGCGGTGATCGCGGCGCGGCGGGCCGGGGCGCTTCCGTAG